In Equus quagga isolate Etosha38 unplaced genomic scaffold, UCLA_HA_Equagga_1.0 209139_RagTag, whole genome shotgun sequence, one DNA window encodes the following:
- the LOC124233682 gene encoding olfactory receptor 4C11, whose protein sequence is MKQNNSVNDFILLGLTQDPVRQKMVFVIFFIFYVGTVVGNLLIIVTIKSNQTLETPMYFFLFYLSLADSCFSTSTAPRLIVNALSATTIISYNECMTQVFALHLFGCMEIFVLILMAMDRYVAICKPLHYPTIMSRQVCIILIVPAWIGSFIHSIAQIILALRLPFCGPNLIDHYCCDLQPLLKLACMDTYLINLLLVSNSGAICSSSFVILMTSYIVILHSLRNHSAEGRNKALSTCTSHIIVVILFFGPCIFIYTRPPTTLPMDKMVAVFYTIGKPFLNPLIYTLRNSEVKNAMRKLWHIKITSGTKK, encoded by the coding sequence atgaaacaaaataacagTGTAAATGACTTCATACTGTTAGGATTGACACAAGATCCTGTGAGGCAGAAAATGGTGTTTGtaatcttcttcattttctatgtgGGAACTGTGGTGGGGAATTTGCTTATTATTGTGACCATCAAGTCCAACCAGACACTTGAgacacccatgtacttcttcctatTTTACTTGTCCCTTGCTGATTCTTGCTTTTCAACTTCCACAGCTCCAAGACTAATTGTGAATGCTCTCTCTGCCACAACAATCATATCTTACAATGAGTGCATGACCCAAGTCTTTGCACTACATTTATTTGGCTGCATGGAAATCTTTGTCCTCATCCTCATGGCCATGGATCGCTATGTAGCCATCTGTAAGCCCTTACATTACCCAACTATTATGAGCCGGCAGGTCTGCATCATCCTGATTGTTCCTGCATGGATAGGGTCTTTTATACATTCTATAGCTCAGATTATCCTGGCCTTGAGATTGCCTTTCTGTGGACCCAATTTGATTGATCATTATTGCTGTGATTTGCAGCCCTTGCTGAAACTCGCATGCATGGACACTTATTTAATCAACCTGTTGTTGGTGTCTAACAGTGGGGCTATTTGCTCAAGTAGTTTTGTGATTCTGATGACCTCATACATTGTTATTTTGCATTCACTGAGAAATCACAGTGCAGAAGGGAGGAACAAAGCTCTCTCCACATGCACTTCCCACATCATTGTAGTTATCTTATTTTTTGGTccatgtatattcatatatacacgCCCCCCAACCACTCTCCCCATGGACAAGATGGTAGCAGTATTTTATACTATTGGCAAACCCTTTCTCAACCCACTCATCTACACACTGAGGAATTCAGAAGTGAAAAATGCAATGAGAAAATTATGGCATATCAAAATTACCTCAGGAACCAAAAAATGA